The window CCCATCTTTTTTTCTGGTGATAAAAGGTCGTTCTCGGTTTTGAGGTACTTGGCCAAGTCCGCGGCCAGAGACTGCACCAGTTACTTTTCAGGTCGAAGTAAATTGATTGTAAGCAGTTAGATAATTTTATTTATAGACTCTCAGGCGGCAGGAAGATAAGAGAGTTCTGGTAAAAGCTGTATTTTGTATAGGTCGATCAGTTCTTAATTTTTGGATTCTGTGGTGGAGGTGTTCTCCTGATCCTCTTCCGGACTGTTCTGTTTATCTAGCTTGCGCTGCCTCTTATCCTCTTTTTTCTTTTTCTTTTCCAGTTCCTTTTGGCGCTTTTCAAATGAATAGTTTGCTTTTCTGGCCATGATTTTCCTCGGGAAAGTTTAATTCAATTGCTGCCAAGAATGTACAAAGTAAAGACCCTGCCAGGCAGGGTCTTTACTTTGTACGACAGCTATTACAGCTGGACTACATTCGCTGCGGCTGGTCCTTTCGGACCATCTACAATCTCGAAGCTCACGCGTGCATTTTCTTCTAGGGTCTTGAAGCCTTGAGCCTGAATTGCTGTATGGTGGACAAATACATCTTTGCCGCCATCTTGCTCAATAAAACCAAAACCTTTAGCATCGTTAAACCACTTAACTGTTCCTTCAACCATTTTGTGATACTCCTGTGTACCTGGTTCCCTTGGGAACCTTTTGTTAAAAGCCATGCCATCAGTTGTGGCTTGGCCGGTCATCCGGTTGTTCCGGATGGAATGTTTTTATTCTCAGCTTGAAAGACTATTGATTCCAAAGTCAAAGGACGTAGCCTTGCTTCGATTGCTCTTTCTCGGAGCAGTACGAGCCGGATGCCTTTTCTGGCTAGTCTTTCTGTAAGGGGCTGAGGTACCCTTTGGGTTTGTTGTATTATCTTTGACGTCACCGAAAGATTCGATCTGTTCAAGATTCATCTTTTTACCGAGATTTTTTTCGATAAGAGAAATAATTATACGATCATCTCTGTCGGCGAAAGTGATGGCACTACCGCTTTTTTTAGCACGCCCAGTCCGTCCGGTTCTGTGGGTATATGTTTCTGCTGTATCAGGCACGTCGTAGTTTATTACGTGGGAAACGCCGGATACATCTATTCCACGTGCAGCAATGTCTGTTGCGACAAGAATCCTGTAGGTGCCGTCACGGAAGCCATCCATTGCACGTCGACGACTTTGCTGGGAAAGATTACCCTGGATAGAGGCTGCTTTGAGGCCTGCTTTTTCAAGCTGTAATGCAAGATTTTTCGCCTTATGCTTGGTTCGGGTAAATACCACGGTGCTCGTCATTTCCTGCCTGGTCAACAGATTTTTGAGTAGAGAGGTCTTCTGTGCTTTCCCGACATTGATGAGGGTATGGGAGATCGTTGCCGCAGGTAATGCGTGATCGATCTGAACGGTACATGGGTCTACCAGAATCTCTTCGATAAGGTGTCTGATTGCTTTGGGCATAGTAGCGGAAAAAACCAGAGACTGCCTTTTGTTTGGTAACTGCTTGATGATTCGACGAATATCAGGGAGGAAACCTTTGTCGAACATATGGTCTGCTTCATCAAGAACAAATGTTTCCACGTCCCGAAGTGAAATACCCTGCTCTTTGAGGAGATCAAGAAGACGTCCCGGACAGGCTACGATTATGTCAACCCCGGAACGAATTGCTTTTATTTGGGGTTGCTTTCCTACACCGCCATATACGACGACACTGCGAAGTGCAGTCCCATTTGTCATACTGGTGATTGTATCATGAATCTGTTGTGCCAATTCTCGTGTGGGGGCGATGATTACTGCCCGTGTTTTTTTGGATGATCCTGTTATCAGTTTCTGCAGTATCGGTAAGACAAAAGCTGCAGTTTTGCCGGTACCGGTTTGGGCAAGCCCAAGAACATCCTGACCCGCGAGGATCGGCGGTATTGTTTTTTCTTGTATAGGTGTTGGGGTGGTGTAACCACAGGAGGATATGTTGCTAGTGATGGAAGGGTGAAACCGAAAATGCTCGAAACTCATTAAAACTCCGTTGAGATCTTATAGTGTGTAGCCAAGGCTTACCAAGGCTTGAAAGTGCGTACAATGGGTGAGCGCCGATCAACTGCGAAACTCAGTTCAATGTGGAACCTGAGTGTAAATCAACAGCTATTGACCAGATGCAGAACGGTCATCAAAAGTACACCTTCATACTGATTCCTGTTTAAGTAAACAGTATAAACTTCTATGGTTGCGAACTACGCTAAGACATAAACGAGGTTTACGAGGAGAACATAAAGGAATTTAACTTCTACTTTGTAGGATTGTCAGGATTAATATACTCGTCCTGAGCAATAGTGCAATAAAATAATAATGTTTTCTTAAAATTACCATTTCCTGTATGAGCAAAAAGCTTTTTTTTCAGAGCTATTAGAAGCGTAATTTCAGCCAGATACATGGATGGTGATTTGATTGTTGAACCAGCCGCATAGAATGCTGGTGATTAGCAGAAAAAGACAAATACGTGTTCGGTAGGGCAGTCACAGCGAATCGTGCCTGGCAGACTTTTAACTCTTTACTCACAAGACAGCCAGGTCTCCCGGGTTGGGTTTGATTTCACGCAGATAAATCAGGTAGGCGGAAGGGGGTACGAGGTGCATGGTACGCCAATTGAGTTGGAGCATAAATCGCCGGAGATTGCTGAGAGGCCTTTGACTGGAGGTGTGATATTATTTTTGAATTCAACCTGCCAAATATTGAAACCCGGCTCCTTTAGGAGCTGGGGCCATATTCAAGGGCATGCCAGTCACCAATATATCGTTGGAATATACAAAGCATTCTAGCTCAAGCCAATAGAGTCATACCCAGGTCGACAAATCAAGTCTTTGCCTCATAATGCCCGTGGCAATCCCAACCACCCCCGTTCAGGAGATACTTGGATTGCCATGAACATTATCATTTGCTTGCCATCTAATTGGTTTCCTGTATCATTTTGTTTTCAAAATACTCAATGATCGCCATTTCAAGATTAATTTTATCTTACCGGAATAGATGGAACTTCCAATAGTTCACTGGAGTATTGCGTGAAAAGCTTTTGTGGTGGAAACGGTGAGGGGAAAGGACCACTCTTGCTATTCTGAAGTGCTTTTAATAAGGCATTCTGACTATTGTGGCATATGTTTCTTTGATGATCTCCAGCCCACTTTCAATATTGATTGCAATAGACTTTTTAAGTCCCTCGCGGTCCTGGTTTTTTAGGGCTTCGATAATTAAATCATGCTCTTTATTGAATTTCACGGAGTGCTCTTTATCTCGTCGATAAATATTGAGTACACTCTCCACTGCCCCTCTTAATGTCCTGGCAATATTGCATAAGTGAGGGAGGTTTGAAGCATCATAAATGAGAAAATGAAAATTGCTATCCAGGTGGTGATGATTCTTGGGGGTCTGCTGCATGGCAACATGGAGTTCCTCAAGTTTAAGGATATCCGCATCGGTTATGTTTTCCATTGCTTCAGCAGCAAGTTTAGCCTCTAAATCTATTCGCAGATCAAAAATGTGAAATATTTCCTTCTCGGTGGGAGGTGTCCCGACAATAGCGCCTTTATACGGAATATTTTTTATCAGTCCGGTTCGATCGAGCCTCATTAAAGCTTCCCTGATTGGACCACGCCCTATGTTCAGTTCCTCTTCAAGATCGTACAAGATAAGACGGGAACCTGGCAGTTTTTCGCCCCTCAGGATCATGTCCCGTATAATCTCATACGCTTTCAGTGATTTCATGGAAGACTTAGTGCTTTCCATTACAATACCTTTTTTAAATTTTAGAATGGTGTTTATTGCATTTTTTCAATATTCGGTTAATGCCACCGCTTTTCTTGTCACTGCAGTCGATTGATCTTATTGAGAAATCAGAGTGATTTCAGCAGCAAATGTCCTGGGCTATTGGCTCACAGCGGCACAGTATGAGCGACACTTTTTATAATGTCGAGAATTATTTTACAATCCTCTTCACTAAATGTAAGCGGAACACGCATATCACACATAGTACTGAGAATACGATCTGTACGGGGAAGAGAAGGGATTTCGCTAAAATACTCCCAGCTTGAATAGACACTAGTAAACCCAACAGGCTCTTTGTTGCCGAACCATTTGAGCTCAACACCCCGGTCTAAACAGGCCTGGAGAAACGTTTTTATGGTCTCTTTATCTTCGACATCCAAAGAAAACTGGATGGAGCTTCCCACATACGATTCCCTGGGGTCTCTTCTCGGGCAGCTTATTCCATTAATATCATTCAGCCCTTTCTCCAGAATCCGGTAGCGCCTGTTCCAACGTGCACATTGCCCATCCAGCTTCCGCAATTGAGGCCGCAGTATGGCCGCCCGAAGGTTATCCATACGGCATGAATAGTTAGGAACTATACTTTTTATGCATTCAAACACATCCCTGTCCGGTCGTGCAGTGTGACGTTCATATAACATATATGACCCTGAATGGAAGATAGCCCGGGCAATAACCTCGGGATCATCGGTCACAAGCAGTCCGCCTTCTCCGGAATTGATATGTTTATAAGTCTGGGTGGAAAAGCAGCCTACCTTGCCAAACGATCCAGATTTCTTGCCGTTCCATGATGCCCCGAGGGTATGGGCACAATCCTCGATGAGGGTCAGGTCATAGGTCTTGCAGATCTCCATAACCCGGTCCATATTTGTAATGTGCCCCCTCATGTGAGAGAGCATAAACCATTTCGCTTCCCCGGCCTTGCTTTCCAAGTCATCAAGGTCAATGGTGTAGTCTTCTGTTATCTCGACAAGTTCTATGTCTGCACCTGCGTTTTCTATTGCTCCCGGAACGGGGGCTAAGGTATAGGCATTGCACAAAACTTTATCCCCGGGGCGTACACCCAGAGATTTCAGAGCCAGATACATGGCGCTCCCGCAGGATGCGCAGGCAAGACAGTATTTCTTACCCAGATATGCTGCAAATTCTTCTTCCAGGAGAGCAACATCACCTTTTTCTTCGCTATTGACATTATACCTGTGGAGTCTGCCGGTCCTGAGAATGTCGAGAGCTTTTCCCATCCCTTCCTCACAAATGGGCTCCTGTTTGGTGAAATCCTTTGTAAATACGTGTTCCGACATCTTCGCTTGTCCCTCCCGGAAGGTTAAGAGGCAGAATGTTAGCAGACTGTAAAATCCCAATTAATTTCAATGGAATGTATGGGCTGGAAATCCAGGGCCCCTGCTCTTTTTATGCGTGCCATGCCAGTGACAGGACCTGTGAACAGGTCCTGTCACCAGGAAACAGTCTTGTGTCTCCGGAAAG of the Desulfosediminicola ganghwensis genome contains:
- a CDS encoding GntR family transcriptional regulator; this encodes MESTKSSMKSLKAYEIIRDMILRGEKLPGSRLILYDLEEELNIGRGPIREALMRLDRTGLIKNIPYKGAIVGTPPTEKEIFHIFDLRIDLEAKLAAEAMENITDADILKLEELHVAMQQTPKNHHHLDSNFHFLIYDASNLPHLCNIARTLRGAVESVLNIYRRDKEHSVKFNKEHDLIIEALKNQDREGLKKSIAINIESGLEIIKETYATIVRMPY
- a CDS encoding DEAD/DEAH box helicase, giving the protein MSFEHFRFHPSITSNISSCGYTTPTPIQEKTIPPILAGQDVLGLAQTGTGKTAAFVLPILQKLITGSSKKTRAVIIAPTRELAQQIHDTITSMTNGTALRSVVVYGGVGKQPQIKAIRSGVDIIVACPGRLLDLLKEQGISLRDVETFVLDEADHMFDKGFLPDIRRIIKQLPNKRQSLVFSATMPKAIRHLIEEILVDPCTVQIDHALPAATISHTLINVGKAQKTSLLKNLLTRQEMTSTVVFTRTKHKAKNLALQLEKAGLKAASIQGNLSQQSRRRAMDGFRDGTYRILVATDIAARGIDVSGVSHVINYDVPDTAETYTHRTGRTGRAKKSGSAITFADRDDRIIISLIEKNLGKKMNLEQIESFGDVKDNTTNPKGTSAPYRKTSQKRHPARTAPRKSNRSKATSFDFGINSLSS
- a CDS encoding cold-shock protein encodes the protein MVEGTVKWFNDAKGFGFIEQDGGKDVFVHHTAIQAQGFKTLEENARVSFEIVDGPKGPAAANVVQL
- a CDS encoding DegT/DnrJ/EryC1/StrS family aminotransferase, whose translation is MSEHVFTKDFTKQEPICEEGMGKALDILRTGRLHRYNVNSEEKGDVALLEEEFAAYLGKKYCLACASCGSAMYLALKSLGVRPGDKVLCNAYTLAPVPGAIENAGADIELVEITEDYTIDLDDLESKAGEAKWFMLSHMRGHITNMDRVMEICKTYDLTLIEDCAHTLGASWNGKKSGSFGKVGCFSTQTYKHINSGEGGLLVTDDPEVIARAIFHSGSYMLYERHTARPDRDVFECIKSIVPNYSCRMDNLRAAILRPQLRKLDGQCARWNRRYRILEKGLNDINGISCPRRDPRESYVGSSIQFSLDVEDKETIKTFLQACLDRGVELKWFGNKEPVGFTSVYSSWEYFSEIPSLPRTDRILSTMCDMRVPLTFSEEDCKIILDIIKSVAHTVPL